From one Lysinibacillus sp. G4S2 genomic stretch:
- a CDS encoding amino acid ABC transporter permease, with protein sequence MSLEWIISIVENNWQMFLRGAYYTLLISISSTIIGALIGFFIGIMHTIKVRKKGVKFYSLKLFNFLLTCYVEFFRGTPMIVQAMVVFYGLDIAFGIDMHFITAGILVVSLNTGAYMAEIVRGGIVSIDKGQYEAASAIGMNHFQIMLHVVLPQVARNVLPATGNQLIMNIKDTAVLNVIGVTELFFQTKSIAGNNFRYFESFFVACVLYFIMTFTASRILLYVEKRLDGPDAYQKEQKEAI encoded by the coding sequence ATGAGTCTTGAATGGATTATTTCTATTGTTGAGAACAACTGGCAAATGTTTTTACGAGGTGCGTATTATACATTACTTATTTCAATTAGTAGTACAATTATTGGTGCACTTATCGGATTTTTCATTGGAATTATGCATACCATCAAGGTTCGTAAAAAGGGTGTAAAATTCTATAGTTTAAAGCTCTTTAATTTTTTACTAACATGCTATGTCGAATTCTTCCGTGGTACACCAATGATTGTACAAGCAATGGTTGTATTTTACGGATTAGATATAGCATTTGGCATTGATATGCATTTTATTACAGCAGGTATTTTGGTCGTGTCACTAAACACAGGTGCTTATATGGCGGAAATTGTGCGTGGTGGTATTGTGTCAATTGATAAAGGACAATACGAGGCCGCTTCGGCAATTGGGATGAATCATTTCCAAATTATGCTGCATGTTGTACTACCACAAGTTGCGCGAAATGTATTGCCTGCAACAGGTAATCAATTAATTATGAATATTAAAGATACAGCAGTTTTAAACGTTATCGGGGTTACTGAATTATTCTTCCAAACAAAATCGATTGCAGGTAATAATTTCCGCTATTTTGAATCATTCTTTGTAGCTTGTGTCCTTTATTTCATCATGACATTTACCGCATCAAGAATTTTACTATATGTAGAAAAACGATTGGATGGACCAGATGCCTATCAAAAAGAACAGAAAGAAGCCATATAG
- a CDS encoding amino acid ABC transporter ATP-binding protein: MTVIKIEHLSKSFGRNQVLKDVNFQVEKGEVVCLIGSSGSGKSTLLRCINLLETPSGGQIIYKGENILDEKHNIQEYRTHLGMVFQQFNLFNNHNVLKNCTVGQMKVLKRSKAEAEEVALKYLQIVGMDQYVNAKPRQLSGGQKQRVAIARALSMNPDVMLFDEPTSALDPEMVGEVLKVMRQLADAGNTMLIVTHEMEFAKEVADRVVFMDKGVIVEEGPPSQVLINPQHERTKEFLKRTLK, encoded by the coding sequence ATGACGGTTATTAAAATAGAGCATTTAAGTAAATCATTTGGGCGTAACCAAGTGTTAAAGGATGTAAATTTTCAAGTAGAAAAGGGCGAGGTTGTCTGCCTTATCGGTTCTTCAGGATCTGGTAAATCAACACTACTACGCTGCATTAATTTACTGGAAACGCCAAGTGGTGGTCAAATTATTTACAAAGGTGAAAATATTTTAGACGAAAAGCATAATATTCAAGAATATCGTACACATTTAGGTATGGTATTCCAGCAATTCAACTTATTCAACAATCATAATGTGCTAAAAAATTGCACTGTAGGCCAAATGAAAGTTTTAAAGCGTTCAAAGGCAGAAGCCGAAGAAGTTGCTTTGAAATATTTGCAAATTGTAGGCATGGACCAATATGTCAATGCGAAGCCACGGCAGCTATCTGGCGGTCAAAAACAGCGTGTAGCGATTGCGCGAGCATTATCAATGAATCCAGATGTAATGCTGTTTGATGAACCGACGTCAGCCCTTGACCCAGAAATGGTTGGCGAAGTGTTGAAGGTAATGCGACAGCTAGCGGATGCCGGAAATACGATGTTAATTGTTACACATGAAATGGAGTTTGCCAAAGAGGTAGCGGATCGCGTTGTATTTATGGATAAAGGTGTTATCGTAGAGGAGGGACCACCATCACAGGTTTTAATAAACCCACAGCATGAACGAACAAAAGAGTTTTTAAAACGTACTTTAAAATAA
- a CDS encoding DUF6501 family protein, whose translation MLHLKWKDAPTLRAVTCKHTNASKYLVSNVLTVGKQYDVKNETEEFVFIIDNTGKIGGYYKDYFE comes from the coding sequence ATGTTACATTTAAAATGGAAAGATGCACCAACACTACGCGCTGTCACTTGTAAGCATACAAATGCATCAAAATATTTAGTATCAAACGTATTAACAGTAGGGAAACAATATGATGTAAAAAATGAAACAGAAGAATTCGTTTTTATTATTGATAACACTGGTAAAATTGGTGGCTACTATAAAGATTATTTTGAATGA
- a CDS encoding toxic anion resistance protein, with protein sequence MTANDHAFQLNTIQGLSPLVQSYLETTNTEAMATYETLSPLAQSRALLYASQLDLTNFESVLSLGQDSQRALSQFADRMLAQVKQKDVSKVGQMLDSLMQTLDRVDPNALEPKKQSFFKKMFGKTERPIKQTLTEFERISIQVERIGVQLERSQLQMIKDVEMLEELYSHNRGFFEELATAIAAGQMKKQQAIEVELPAKVTSVQATNQPLDVQQLNDFAAQIERLDQRIYDLQVSQQVALQTAPQIRMIQQSNQTLAEKIEFSIVTLIPLWKNQLAMMLSMNMDHQYAQLEERLSRTNDRFASPSFEQQVSKFKETQHELQTAIKDVFALHTATEQEKQHLQDVADLKGYTRD encoded by the coding sequence GTGACAGCAAATGATCACGCATTTCAACTTAATACAATACAAGGTCTTTCTCCCCTAGTGCAATCTTATTTAGAAACTACAAATACCGAGGCGATGGCGACGTATGAAACGCTATCGCCTCTTGCACAAAGTCGTGCACTTCTATATGCTAGTCAACTTGACCTGACAAACTTCGAATCAGTACTGTCTTTAGGGCAAGATTCACAGCGTGCTCTTTCGCAATTTGCTGATCGAATGCTTGCACAAGTAAAACAGAAAGACGTCTCAAAAGTTGGCCAAATGTTAGATTCATTAATGCAAACATTAGACCGTGTTGACCCTAACGCGTTAGAGCCAAAAAAACAGTCTTTTTTTAAAAAAATGTTTGGTAAAACAGAACGACCTATTAAGCAAACATTAACGGAGTTTGAACGTATTAGTATCCAAGTAGAACGAATTGGTGTTCAACTTGAACGTTCACAGCTTCAAATGATTAAAGATGTAGAAATGCTTGAAGAACTTTATTCACATAATAGAGGATTCTTTGAGGAGTTAGCGACTGCTATTGCAGCAGGGCAAATGAAGAAGCAGCAAGCAATCGAAGTCGAGCTTCCTGCAAAGGTAACTAGTGTACAGGCAACGAATCAACCACTTGATGTCCAACAGCTGAATGACTTTGCCGCTCAAATCGAACGACTAGATCAACGTATTTATGACTTACAAGTTTCACAGCAGGTTGCCTTACAAACTGCGCCACAAATACGTATGATTCAGCAGTCCAATCAAACGCTAGCAGAGAAAATTGAATTTTCAATTGTGACACTTATCCCACTTTGGAAAAATCAATTAGCCATGATGTTATCCATGAACATGGACCATCAATATGCACAGCTAGAGGAGCGATTATCTCGCACGAATGATCGGTTTGCAAGCCCCTCTTTTGAACAGCAAGTATCGAAATTCAAAGAAACACAGCATGAGCTTCAAACGGCTATCAAAGATGTCTTTGCCTTACATACAGCTACAGAACAGGAAAAACAGCATTTACAAGATGTAGCTGATTTAAAGGGTTATACAAGAGACTGA
- a CDS encoding 5-bromo-4-chloroindolyl phosphate hydrolysis family protein → MLSVGQFFSRHTASFFISLSTVSIAAIAADPGFFLGGLLFAGTYAPSTALLKHRQKKKVMQIAGITKEEYKLIETQLTAANKNIQTLSQNYLRVRSVSAFKQLLEMTRISKNIVKIVKTDPRKFYNVEQFFYAHLPSAVELTDKYTMLSKQPVKDKEIQITLSKTRETLTDLNDTIQIDLKDALSNDIDHLQMEIEFANRSNNRRREQLEWRGDDK, encoded by the coding sequence ATGCTCAGTGTCGGACAGTTTTTCTCTAGACATACCGCTAGCTTCTTTATTTCGCTATCAACTGTTTCTATCGCAGCCATAGCCGCAGATCCAGGATTCTTCCTTGGTGGTTTATTGTTTGCTGGAACTTACGCGCCAAGTACAGCGTTGTTGAAACATAGACAGAAAAAGAAAGTCATGCAAATTGCAGGTATAACAAAAGAAGAATACAAACTTATTGAAACACAACTTACAGCAGCAAATAAAAACATTCAAACATTAAGTCAAAACTACTTACGTGTACGTTCGGTTTCAGCATTTAAGCAATTACTCGAAATGACACGTATTTCCAAAAATATCGTGAAAATTGTTAAAACAGATCCGCGCAAATTTTATAATGTTGAACAATTTTTTTACGCACACCTACCTTCCGCTGTCGAATTAACGGATAAATATACAATGTTATCGAAACAGCCTGTAAAGGATAAGGAAATCCAGATTACATTATCAAAAACACGAGAAACACTGACAGACTTAAATGATACGATTCAAATTGATTTAAAGGATGCGCTTTCTAATGATATCGACCATCTTCAAATGGAAATCGAATTTGCGAATCGTTCCAATAATAGACGAAGAGAACAATTGGAATGGAGAGGCGATGATAAGTGA
- a CDS encoding RidA family protein has translation MTNVKIYNHDLWDHGISQGYSVNGTIYISGQFSHDTEGALVGDGDIEAQTRQTLENLDSVLEGFGATKSNLAYMEIYLTNAKEHTEPVIRLFKEYMEQHRPAGSLIGVNYLASPEQLIEISAVAHTD, from the coding sequence ATGACTAATGTTAAAATCTACAATCATGATCTTTGGGATCACGGTATTTCCCAAGGATACAGTGTCAACGGCACTATCTACATTTCGGGGCAATTTTCCCACGATACGGAGGGTGCGCTCGTTGGTGATGGCGATATCGAAGCACAGACACGACAAACTCTTGAAAATCTAGATAGTGTTCTGGAAGGGTTTGGAGCAACGAAGTCCAACCTCGCTTATATGGAAATCTATTTAACAAATGCAAAAGAACACACCGAGCCAGTCATCCGACTTTTCAAGGAATACATGGAACAGCATCGGCCAGCGGGTAGCCTCATTGGCGTGAATTATTTGGCATCTCCAGAGCAACTGATCGAAATCAGCGCAGTAGCACACACAGACTAA
- a CDS encoding helix-turn-helix domain-containing protein: MGMADYKEKGNIQETPFGYTLSVIGGKWKMLIIYILAENQTVRFNDLKRKIGAITFKILSSQLKELEADGMVSRKEYPQIPPKVEYSLTHKAETLLPVLEQLCEWGEKNSNN, translated from the coding sequence ATGGGTATGGCTGACTATAAAGAGAAGGGGAATATTCAAGAAACACCTTTTGGATATACATTGTCAGTGATCGGTGGTAAATGGAAAATGCTTATTATTTATATTCTTGCAGAGAACCAAACAGTTCGGTTTAATGATTTGAAAAGAAAAATAGGAGCTATTACCTTTAAAATATTAAGTTCACAACTTAAAGAATTGGAAGCAGATGGGATGGTTAGTCGTAAAGAGTATCCTCAAATTCCCCCTAAAGTTGAGTACAGTCTCACGCATAAAGCAGAAACTCTATTACCTGTTTTGGAGCAGTTATGTGAGTGGGGAGAAAAAAACTCTAATAATTAA
- a CDS encoding acylphosphatase codes for MKKRALIKFFGDVYGTGYRFFIKQKAIELGLKGYCKLNAEDQIEVEVEGAKKAIDEFLVFVQKGVSPQADSNSFTLELYDELKGYVRMESDIV; via the coding sequence TTGAAGAAGCGAGCATTAATTAAATTTTTCGGAGATGTTTATGGAACTGGCTACCGTTTTTTCATTAAACAAAAAGCGATCGAACTAGGATTAAAAGGATATTGCAAACTAAATGCTGAAGATCAAATTGAGGTTGAAGTAGAAGGTGCCAAAAAAGCGATTGATGAATTCCTAGTATTTGTTCAAAAAGGAGTTAGCCCTCAAGCAGATTCCAACTCATTTACGTTAGAGCTTTACGATGAGTTAAAAGGTTATGTACGTATGGAGTCAGACATTGTTTAG
- a CDS encoding globin-coupled sensor protein, producing the protein MFSSIRPKAELEELLKRGTNLNATGRFNKTLAFNHFNSQDEENLKTLYNKLKDITPSMNAIFHNYLSEISPTSKLTISEEYINRYLTQFFLGTRNDDYVDETVKFFNLFRKNQYEPGKLIVVFNQFAFYITTYILHNFGLKPYKAFEYMKSFQSAVNVDQELLVEVLTERIIENVVAEVSSLMDVNAKIMYMKDLVFNLDKQNEEIQSSTAATEEIAASINEVAKMSSRISEKTTESVDHAVQGKNAIEHALSEIFKTEETFTSIVESFSELQKRVNDIEHVVTLINQIADQTNLLALNASIEAARAGEHGKGFAVVAQEVRKLAEGTVSALSEVTTNVHHLQSYSNDVSNSITETTEIIKEATVEAKESLPLLNAIVSAIEGINMDVTNTAAISQEQAAAIDEVSARMIEISSLQDDIRDYSHNTSSDIHLLGKEINRFRNDIIANNNVQLSSIALLQLSKADHILWKWRIYNMFLGLEHVEPSDVSSHKECRLGKWYSSQRSVERFGHLQDYRELDAYHKRVHESAKLAAEAHKAGKIQQAEIHLKEVDQASKQVLYFINNLILFLEKERVMH; encoded by the coding sequence ATGTTTTCAAGTATTCGACCTAAAGCCGAGCTCGAGGAATTATTAAAGCGTGGCACAAATTTAAATGCAACAGGCCGTTTCAATAAAACACTAGCATTTAACCATTTTAATTCTCAAGATGAGGAAAATTTAAAAACTCTCTACAATAAGTTAAAAGATATCACACCTTCTATGAATGCAATTTTTCATAATTATCTAAGTGAAATTTCCCCAACCTCTAAGCTAACGATTAGTGAAGAATATATTAATCGATACTTAACGCAATTTTTCTTAGGTACTCGTAATGATGACTATGTGGATGAAACCGTTAAATTTTTCAACTTATTCCGAAAAAATCAATACGAGCCTGGTAAACTAATTGTCGTATTCAATCAATTTGCATTTTACATTACTACATACATATTACATAATTTCGGTTTAAAACCCTATAAAGCTTTTGAATATATGAAATCTTTCCAATCAGCTGTCAATGTCGATCAGGAATTACTTGTTGAAGTATTAACGGAACGAATTATTGAAAATGTCGTTGCTGAAGTTTCTTCCTTAATGGATGTTAACGCTAAAATCATGTATATGAAAGATTTAGTATTTAATTTAGATAAACAAAATGAAGAAATACAATCCTCTACTGCCGCAACGGAAGAAATTGCTGCTTCTATTAATGAAGTTGCTAAAATGTCTTCACGTATTTCTGAAAAAACAACTGAATCTGTAGATCACGCTGTACAAGGTAAAAATGCAATTGAACATGCCCTATCTGAAATCTTTAAAACAGAAGAGACATTTACAAGTATTGTTGAGTCCTTTTCAGAATTACAAAAGCGTGTGAATGATATTGAACATGTTGTAACGTTAATTAACCAAATTGCTGATCAAACGAATTTACTTGCTTTGAACGCTTCTATTGAGGCTGCTCGTGCAGGTGAACATGGCAAAGGTTTTGCTGTAGTTGCACAGGAAGTTCGTAAACTTGCTGAGGGAACTGTATCGGCACTTAGTGAGGTAACTACAAATGTCCATCATTTACAAAGTTATTCGAATGATGTATCAAACTCCATTACAGAAACAACAGAGATTATTAAAGAAGCAACCGTGGAGGCTAAAGAATCGTTACCATTATTAAACGCAATTGTTAGTGCCATTGAAGGTATTAATATGGATGTCACAAATACAGCAGCAATCTCACAAGAACAAGCAGCAGCGATAGACGAAGTTTCAGCAAGAATGATTGAAATTTCTAGCCTTCAGGATGATATTCGTGACTATAGCCATAACACTTCTAGCGATATTCACTTATTAGGGAAGGAAATTAATCGTTTCCGCAATGATATTATTGCGAATAATAATGTTCAGCTATCATCTATCGCACTTTTACAATTATCAAAGGCTGATCATATTTTATGGAAATGGCGAATTTATAATATGTTCCTTGGCCTTGAACACGTAGAGCCAAGTGATGTATCTTCTCATAAAGAATGTCGTCTTGGTAAATGGTATTCATCTCAACGCTCTGTAGAACGTTTCGGACACTTACAAGACTATCGTGAATTAGACGCTTATCATAAACGTGTTCACGAATCTGCAAAATTAGCAGCAGAGGCTCACAAGGCTGGTAAAATTCAACAGGCAGAAATTCATTTAAAAGAAGTAGACCAAGCTTCTAAGCAAGTTCTCTACTTTATCAATAATTTAATTTTATTCTTAGAAAAAGAACGTGTTATGCACTAA
- a CDS encoding DUF1033 family protein, protein MYTIIYMKADYEPWWKFEGWETFIQTNETFETVEQFELALQSKLQHFRLTYDNEATKEGRFWAFWSEDESVFCEACDDDVQIYHGIIATKSEELK, encoded by the coding sequence ATGTATACAATTATTTACATGAAAGCTGATTATGAGCCTTGGTGGAAATTCGAAGGCTGGGAGACTTTTATTCAAACAAATGAAACATTTGAAACGGTAGAGCAATTTGAGTTGGCATTACAAAGTAAGTTACAGCACTTCCGATTAACATATGACAATGAGGCAACTAAAGAAGGGAGATTTTGGGCCTTTTGGTCAGAGGATGAAAGTGTTTTTTGCGAAGCCTGTGATGATGATGTGCAAATATATCACGGTATTATCGCTACCAAATCTGAGGAATTGAAATAA
- a CDS encoding cold-shock protein, which translates to MKQGTVKWFNSEKGFGFIEVEGENDVFVHFSAIQGEGFKTLDEGQKVEFEVVDGNRGPQAANVTKL; encoded by the coding sequence ATGAAACAAGGTACAGTAAAATGGTTTAACTCAGAAAAAGGTTTTGGATTCATCGAAGTTGAAGGTGAAAACGACGTATTCGTACACTTCTCAGCTATCCAAGGCGAAGGTTTCAAAACTCTTGACGAAGGTCAAAAAGTGGAATTCGAAGTTGTAGATGGCAACCGCGGACCACAAGCTGCTAACGTAACTAAACTTTAA
- a CDS encoding DUF1232 domain-containing protein → MPIDFLPEGFLGFGGYLDDLVIATFVVDTVMNKLGSDVIEKHWTGDDKLLNVLQKIAEVSDKVTNKIPVKSVLAQFIKHESKGDK, encoded by the coding sequence ATGCCAATTGATTTTTTACCAGAAGGGTTTCTAGGCTTTGGTGGATATTTAGATGATCTTGTTATTGCAACCTTCGTTGTTGATACCGTTATGAATAAATTAGGATCAGACGTTATTGAAAAGCACTGGACTGGAGACGACAAACTTTTAAACGTCCTTCAAAAAATTGCTGAAGTCAGTGATAAGGTTACAAATAAAATCCCGGTAAAATCAGTTTTAGCCCAATTTATTAAACATGAAAGCAAAGGTGACAAATAA
- a CDS encoding serine protease translates to MNDIHRSTTDEELSEEEFIELVLAEQQKALAQEQEERQQDKKPKKQKPIVKWIVWSMAFVLFLNTFALIFQIYSIPAIEFLKVSARLSAQEDIKTYKKAVVEVSTGSSKGTGFAISPDGLIVTNAHVVEDGQKLLVIFPDEGLMEAELLQSFPDVDLALLRVSGDELPSLPLAEDPSYSKNEHVYFIGNPLAFTGIANEGTLLESTYLEDWQEPVMMMDAPVYRGNSGSPVINADGEVIGIVFATMKKEPYGRVGLFVPVQVLNRILK, encoded by the coding sequence ATGAATGATATACATAGATCAACAACAGATGAAGAATTGTCGGAAGAAGAATTCATTGAGCTTGTCCTCGCTGAACAGCAAAAGGCGTTAGCACAAGAACAAGAAGAACGTCAGCAAGATAAAAAGCCAAAGAAGCAAAAACCGATTGTAAAGTGGATTGTCTGGAGTATGGCATTTGTGTTATTTTTGAATACATTTGCACTTATCTTTCAAATTTACTCTATCCCAGCTATTGAATTTTTAAAGGTGTCTGCACGACTATCAGCGCAAGAAGATATAAAAACATATAAAAAGGCTGTGGTTGAGGTCTCTACAGGCTCTAGTAAAGGCACTGGATTTGCCATTTCTCCAGATGGACTTATCGTTACGAATGCACACGTTGTAGAAGATGGTCAAAAATTATTAGTCATTTTTCCTGATGAGGGATTAATGGAAGCTGAATTACTACAAAGCTTCCCAGATGTTGATTTAGCGTTGTTGCGAGTATCCGGTGATGAGCTACCATCCCTTCCACTCGCAGAAGATCCTAGCTATAGTAAAAATGAGCATGTCTATTTCATTGGCAATCCACTAGCCTTTACGGGCATTGCTAATGAAGGAACTTTGCTTGAATCAACATATCTTGAGGATTGGCAGGAACCTGTTATGATGATGGATGCCCCTGTGTATCGAGGAAATAGTGGGAGCCCCGTCATAAATGCTGATGGTGAGGTTATCGGAATCGTCTTTGCAACGATGAAAAAAGAGCCATATGGGCGTGTCGGCTTGTTTGTTCCTGTTCAAGTTTTAAATCGGATATTAAAATAA
- a CDS encoding S66 peptidase family protein: MFSPLKKGDTIGIYSPSKPATVTAKARYERGKERLQALGFTIKEGSLTGKQDFYRSGTPKERAEELNALLRDPNIKMILPTMGGTNANSMLPYLDYQAFQQDPKILVGLSDVTAILLAMYAKTGVPVFYGPSVASTFGEFPPFVHYTEQYFKDLFLHSLSIPYNMPIPPIWTDDRLNWLEKTTEKTQHHNSWITVQPGIAEGRLIGGNINTMYGFIGTPYFPHINEGDILLLEDTSKTIAVVEKNFAMLKLHGLFDKASAIILGKHEQYDDLGSGRKPYDVLLEQLDGCAIPIIADVDCCHTHPLHAMPIGLRVRVDATDKQITFLENWFS; the protein is encoded by the coding sequence ATGTTTTCCCCATTAAAAAAAGGCGATACAATTGGTATTTATTCGCCTTCCAAACCAGCTACAGTTACTGCAAAAGCTCGCTATGAACGAGGCAAAGAACGTCTGCAAGCACTCGGCTTTACAATAAAAGAAGGTTCGTTAACTGGAAAACAAGACTTTTACCGCTCCGGTACACCGAAAGAACGAGCAGAAGAACTTAATGCCCTACTGCGTGATCCCAACATCAAAATGATCTTACCAACAATGGGTGGTACGAACGCCAATAGTATGCTGCCATATCTAGACTACCAAGCCTTTCAGCAGGACCCCAAAATACTTGTTGGGTTATCTGATGTTACCGCTATACTTCTTGCCATGTATGCAAAGACTGGAGTTCCTGTCTTTTATGGACCTTCTGTTGCTTCTACCTTTGGTGAATTTCCGCCTTTTGTCCATTATACAGAGCAATATTTTAAAGATTTGTTTTTACATTCATTATCGATTCCCTACAACATGCCAATCCCACCTATTTGGACAGATGATCGCCTAAATTGGTTAGAAAAAACGACTGAAAAAACGCAGCATCACAATTCATGGATTACTGTACAACCTGGTATAGCTGAAGGTCGTTTAATAGGTGGAAATATTAATACGATGTACGGCTTTATTGGAACACCTTATTTCCCTCACATTAATGAGGGAGACATTTTACTACTTGAAGATACATCCAAAACCATTGCTGTTGTTGAGAAAAACTTTGCGATGTTAAAACTACACGGCCTATTTGACAAAGCTTCTGCGATTATTTTAGGTAAACATGAACAATATGATGATTTAGGTTCTGGCAGAAAGCCTTATGATGTGTTGCTTGAGCAGCTCGATGGATGTGCTATCCCTATTATCGCTGATGTCGATTGCTGCCACACGCATCCACTTCATGCCATGCCCATCGGCTTACGAGTTCGCGTCGATGCGACCGATAAACAGATTACCTTTCTAGAAAACTGGTTTTCATAA